One Triticum dicoccoides isolate Atlit2015 ecotype Zavitan chromosome 5B, WEW_v2.0, whole genome shotgun sequence genomic window carries:
- the LOC119304977 gene encoding uncharacterized protein LOC119304977 encodes MNTEKLKRFLTGLVVGLGIAALILSANATRPEKPEDIRLNERGECVYPMSLSFVVGLAELAVLVGCVSYFTFKQGCCCVRRDGVSEWSFALGIFFAIIAWLLTLWAVRLYLVDVEAIWPGRRGKPPECYASLKTDHHRLMEKAFRPFIFAILFAIGSSKKLSPPSSCRNPAS; translated from the exons ATGAACACAGAGAAGTTAAAAAGGTTCCTAACTGGGTTGGTGGTAGGATTAGGCATAGCGGCCTTGATTCTCTCCGCCAATGCCACAAGGCCCGAG AAGCCGGAGGATATCAGGTTGAACGAGAGGGGTGAATGCGTGTACCCCATGAGCCTGTCTTTCGTGGTGGGTTTGGCCGAGCTGGCTGTCCTTGTGGGCTGCGTCTCGTATTTCACCTTCAAACAAGGATGCTGCTGCGTGCGCCGCGACGGCGTCTCTGAATGGAGCTTCGCGCTGGGCATCTTCTTCGCTATCATCGCATG GTTATTGACGTTGTGGGCGGTACGACTATATCTCGTCGACGTGGAGGCGATCTGGCCGGGGAGGCGTGGTAAACCCCCGGAGTGTTACGCCTCTCTTAAGACGGATCACCATCGCCTTATGGAGAAAGCATTCAGACCCTTCATCTTTGCCATCCTCTTTGCAATCGGCTCCTCCAAGAAACTTTCCCCCCCCTCCTCCTGTAGAAacccagctagctag